In Bacillota bacterium, the DNA window ACTACATCCACGCCAACGGCTTCACGACGCTGCACGGCCGGGCGCTGCCGGTGGCGCAGGGCATCAAGCTGGCCAACCCGTCGCTGCACGTAATCGCCGTCACGGGCGACGGGGATGGGTACGGCATCGGCGGCAACCACTTCCTGCACGTCCTGCGGCGCAACCCCGACATCACCCACATCGTGGAGAACAACATGGTCTACGGGCTGACCAAAGGCCAGACGGCGCCGACGTCGCAGAGGGGGTTCGTGAGCAGCACGACGCCGGACGGGTCCATCGAGAAAGCCGTCAACCCGCTGGCGCTCGCTCTCGCGGGCGGCGCCACGTTCGTGGCACGGGGTTTCTCCGGCCAGCCGAAGCACCTGGTCAGGCTCATCGCCCGCGCCATCCGGCACAAGGGGTACGCGCTGGTGGACGTGCTGCAGCCGTGCGTCATCTTCAACCGCATCAACACCTATGACTGGTACAGGGAGCGAGTCTACCTGCTCGACGACGAGGCCGGCTACAACCCGGCCGACTACGATGCGGCGTGGGAGAAGGCCCACGAGTGGGGCGACCGCATCCCGCTGGGCGTCATCTACCAGGTTACCGGTGAGCCCACGTACGAGGAGCAGGTGCCGGCCCTCAAGGAG includes these proteins:
- a CDS encoding 2-oxoacid:ferredoxin oxidoreductase subunit beta produces the protein MLDVKLYNSPVRPTWCPGCGDYGILNAVKQALSELEIYPHEVVFVSGIGCGSKLPDYIHANGFTTLHGRALPVAQGIKLANPSLHVIAVTGDGDGYGIGGNHFLHVLRRNPDITHIVENNMVYGLTKGQTAPTSQRGFVSSTTPDGSIEKAVNPLALALAGGATFVARGFSGQPKHLVRLIARAIRHKGYALVDVLQPCVIFNRINTYDWYRERVYLLDDEAGYNPADYDAAWEKAHEWGDRIPLGVIYQVTGEPTYEEQVPALKE